The window TTCGGAGACTTTCGCTTCGACCGCGAGATAATCGTCGGAGATGAGCGCGTCGACCCCGATGCTCGCCGCGTATTCGCGCACCGCGCGCGCGAAGGCCCGATCGTACGTACCGATCCCCACCACGTTGAATCCCAACTCGTCCTTCGCGATGCGCGCGGCGGCCAGCACGTGCGTGGCATCGCCGAACACGAAGACGCGCTTGCCGGTCAGGTACGTCGAGTCCACCGACCGCGAGTACCACGGGAGCATGGAGCGGCTGGCATCGGCCTGCGCCGTGCCGGCGCGCTCGCGCTCCAACACCGGCGTCACATCGACGCCGGTCACACGCCCGATTTCTTCGATGAACTCGCGGGTCGCGAGCACCCCGATCGGCACCGTCTTCACGATCGGCATGCCGAACGCCTTCTGCAGCCAGCGCGCGGCGGTGTCGGCCACTTCCGGATAGAGTACGACGTTGGCGTCGGCCTCCGGGAGGCGGCGGATATCGGCGACGGTCGCGTTGAGCGGTGCGCAGACATGAATGTCCACGCCCAGATCCTGCAGCAGCCGCGTGACTTCGCGCACGTCATCGCGATTGCGGAAGCCCAGGGCGGTGGCACCGAGCAGGTTGACGCGCGGGCGGCGCCCTTCACGGGCGATGACCGCGGGCACCGGCTCGCGCGACGCGGTGCCCGGGGCGGGCTGCATCGGCAGGAGCAGCGTGCGCACCAGGTGATAGAACGTTTCGCTCGCGCCCCAGTTCTCCTTCTTGGAGTAGGCGGGAAGCTCGAGCGGCACGATCGGCACCGGCAGGTTCATCCCCTGCGCCAGCGAGCCCGGCTGGTCCTGAATGAGCTCGGCCGTGCAGGACTCGCCCACGAGCATCGCGTCGGGCTTGAAGCGCTCGTAGGCATCGCGCACCGACTGCTTCACCAGTTCCGCCGTGTCACCGCCCAGGTCACGCGCCTGGAACGTGGTGTACGTGACCGGCGGACGCTGGTCGCGCCGTTCGATCATGGTGAAGAGCAGATCGGCGTAGGTATCGCCCTGCGGGGCGTGCAGCACGTAGTGCAGCCCCTTCATGGAGGTGGCAATGCGCATCGCGCCGACGTGCGGCGGGCCTTCGTAGGTCCAGAGCGTGAGTTCCATGCGCGTTACACCGCCAACCGCTGCGCCCGATCGAGCGGGCGGGCGAAAAGTTCAGCCAAGTCCCCCGCCTGCTCGTAGCCATGCACGGGGGAGAACACCAATTCGATGGACCATTTGGTACGCAGTCCTTCGGCTTCGAGCGGATTGGCGAGCCCCAGGCCACAGACCGTGAGATCGGGGCGCGCCGCGCGGCACCGATCGAGCTGCTTCTCCACATCCTGCCCTTCGCTCACCTGCGCGGTAGCGGGGAGCCGTTCGAGCTCCGATTCCACCATGAGGCGGTCGAGGTAGGGCGTGCCGACTTCGACCAGCTCCATCCCGCACTCTTCGTGGAGGAAGCGCGCAAGCGGGATCTCGAGCTGCGAATCGGGGAAGAAGAAGACGCGCTTGCTTTCGAGCGCCGGGCGATAGCGCTGCAGCGCCACGCGCGCGCGCTGCGCCTGCGGCGCGGTGATCTCGGCGACGCGCTCCGCACTCACGCCCCACGCGGCGGCGGCGGCGGTGAGCCACGCCGTCGTGCCTTCGACGCCAAAGGGGAACGGCGCGTTGATCAGCGTGGCGCCCCGGGCCAGCAGGGCCCGTGCGGTATCGCCCAGGAAGGGCTGCGCGAGCAGGAGCCGAGTGTTCGGGCCGATTGGCGGCAGGTCTCGGGCGCGACGCGGCGGAAAGAAGCGGACCGGCCCCACGCCCAGCTTTTCGAACGTGCGCGCGAACTGGTCTTCGACGACATCGGCCACCGTGCCCACGACGAGCAGCTCCGCCGTGCTGGCCGTGCTCGCGGGAAGGTGCGGCACCATCGACTTCAGGCAGGCGTCTTCGCCCTGTGTAAACGTCGTTTCGATGCCGCTGCCGGAGTAGTTGAGGATCTGGACGCGCGGCATGAAGCGCTGATTGAGCCGCTCGGCGGCACGCGCGAGATCGAGCTTGATCACTTCCGACGGGCACGAGCCCACCAGAAACAGCGTCCCGATATCGGGGCGCCGGTCGAGGAGCTGCGTCACGACGCGATCGAGTTCGTCGTTCGCGTCAGCCAGGCCGGCCAGATCGCGCTCACTCAGAATGGCGGTCGCGAAGCGGGGCTCGGCGAAGATCATGACGCCCGCCGCACTCTGGACGAGGTGCGCACAGGTGCGCGACCCAACCACGAGAAAGAAGGCGTCCTGCATTTTCCGGTGCAGCCACACGATGCCCGTGAGGCCACAGAACACCTCGCGCTGCCCCCGCTCGCGGATGACCGGCAGCTCGAGGACGGCGCTCACGCGGCCTGCCCCTCAGGCATCGCGGCTGCCCGGGCGGCCTTCTCGGCCGCTTCCTGCAGCCGCGCGGCGCGCAGCTTCAGGATGAATTGGATGGCGTTCACGGTGTAG of the Gemmatimonadaceae bacterium genome contains:
- a CDS encoding ferredoxin:protochlorophyllide reductase (ATP-dependent) subunit B; translated protein: MELTLWTYEGPPHVGAMRIATSMKGLHYVLHAPQGDTYADLLFTMIERRDQRPPVTYTTFQARDLGGDTAELVKQSVRDAYERFKPDAMLVGESCTAELIQDQPGSLAQGMNLPVPIVPLELPAYSKKENWGASETFYHLVRTLLLPMQPAPGTASREPVPAVIAREGRRPRVNLLGATALGFRNRDDVREVTRLLQDLGVDIHVCAPLNATVADIRRLPEADANVVLYPEVADTAARWLQKAFGMPIVKTVPIGVLATREFIEEIGRVTGVDVTPVLERERAGTAQADASRSMLPWYSRSVDSTYLTGKRVFVFGDATHVLAAARIAKDELGFNVVGIGTYDRAFARAVREYAASIGVDALISDDYLAVEAKVSELAPELVLGTQMERHIAKRLGVPCAVISAPIHVQDVPARHSPQMGFEGANVIFDTWVHPLMMGLEEHLLHMFRDDFEFGDGASPSHLHASAAAVAPAQAQAPSSDRLGTLATPRTFANSPTPTPIDAHEPVAPEAASAVGLTEEEEESRPVSAVRTPVTVVTWLGPAEAELKKIPFFVRGKARRNTERYAMDHGISEITVDTLYDAKAYYGR
- a CDS encoding ferredoxin:protochlorophyllide reductase (ATP-dependent) subunit N; the encoded protein is MSAVLELPVIRERGQREVFCGLTGIVWLHRKMQDAFFLVVGSRTCAHLVQSAAGVMIFAEPRFATAILSERDLAGLADANDELDRVVTQLLDRRPDIGTLFLVGSCPSEVIKLDLARAAERLNQRFMPRVQILNYSGSGIETTFTQGEDACLKSMVPHLPASTASTAELLVVGTVADVVEDQFARTFEKLGVGPVRFFPPRRARDLPPIGPNTRLLLAQPFLGDTARALLARGATLINAPFPFGVEGTTAWLTAAAAAWGVSAERVAEITAPQAQRARVALQRYRPALESKRVFFFPDSQLEIPLARFLHEECGMELVEVGTPYLDRLMVESELERLPATAQVSEGQDVEKQLDRCRAARPDLTVCGLGLANPLEAEGLRTKWSIELVFSPVHGYEQAGDLAELFARPLDRAQRLAV